A region of Sandaracinaceae bacterium DNA encodes the following proteins:
- a CDS encoding ATP-dependent Clp protease ATP-binding subunit, whose product MNFSIAVYQRRLGGGTLEWNTLGLGEGRDVTLRGQSPIKLESQLRERLQAILLTQTPRDLARFTLREGLRLERPQLELTLRGEQRVKTSGRFPVVIEPRHRGPDALLYVAYHPRRPHEWFALDGDAPVAEQATRFFRHAWAGLTGELVEALETDGQDLIRAVAFRARVPSLIDGLKRRRGPFDDLDEDPARRGGNKAEEGKRKGLGLLGTLGTDLTLRAADGRLPKGQPRPVVRDALGRLVGAQQRLPLVALGPSGAGKTTALHQLVYDLLDAEDYPAHGNLDQVTHVVSLSGKRIIAGMSRVGEWEERVVTLLRDARRSRVIVWLEDLHTMGKLGQSRDSTRAVADLLRGPIARGELCVMGEATPAQWDKLREDAPAFADLFAEVRVPASSPRETLGMMLERAREIEASTTTRFHPPAFRTLLELAQTLFHGTALPGAALSWMSRLPRYADGGGVIDEDSVVDMVSERTGLPSELLRPTEPLVPGAVQVRLEDRVVGQREAVNAVVDVVMRIHAGLTDPARPYATYLFTGPTGTGKTELAKALSDYLYGSRGRLLRFDMGEYNAPDAPARLMGDRFRPRGALTEAVRQTPFSVVLFDEIEKAHPSVHYLLLQLLDEGRLSDAEGNEADFTHAVILMTSNLGAEPRPQVGFGGSRSSSEGVAREVKDFFPPELYNRIDRVVRFHPFDVDVAASVAEKELAQLLARRGLLERQVFVFATQSATERMVREAFDPQLGARSLKRYLEQNIGHVLAEEVAGHTRAEMRIVRVYDAAGEYRLHVDTLREAEPSGGELRLLPLLQRGPHELVEELPDALRIIDGLLDGPLVEQAVSELRRHLPEATEGEQGSADHVHRAELVRGELLAFRDRLEAWVRHDDWMEEGLQELALETYRESNTDWGRRVRLLHPRYVLPDAPRLSRKDTLLALAETWFLERATRAAHDAAQHSALVELLRVGQGRRRRVTARDQDLFGWLIEAYRAGRGVLVAAALAMSDGTRRELAFEDLDKLGLPENHGAARVVLKFVGLGVTDFFAGEEGCHVRTSMLSGSEVVRVRVLPDTDDLAPLCVIEEADQARARFEDALERGEEPLPPDPDGLLPCVRRVRFDPPLRPGELAPIEIEDFRLGTSGTHQCRRLADVLPHYWALRASERLPEDA is encoded by the coding sequence GTGAACTTCAGCATCGCCGTCTATCAGCGGCGCCTCGGCGGGGGCACGCTGGAGTGGAACACGCTGGGTCTCGGGGAGGGGCGCGACGTCACGCTGCGCGGTCAGAGCCCCATCAAGCTCGAGTCGCAGCTGCGCGAGCGCCTGCAGGCCATCTTGCTCACCCAGACCCCGCGCGACCTGGCGCGCTTCACGCTGCGCGAAGGCCTGCGCCTCGAGCGGCCGCAGCTGGAGCTCACGCTGCGCGGTGAGCAGCGCGTCAAGACCTCGGGGCGCTTCCCGGTCGTCATCGAGCCGCGTCACCGGGGCCCCGACGCCCTGCTCTACGTGGCCTACCACCCACGGCGCCCGCACGAGTGGTTCGCCCTCGACGGAGACGCCCCGGTGGCCGAGCAGGCCACGCGCTTCTTTCGGCACGCGTGGGCGGGGCTCACGGGTGAGCTCGTCGAGGCGCTCGAGACCGACGGTCAGGACCTCATCCGTGCCGTCGCGTTTCGCGCGCGCGTCCCCAGCTTGATCGATGGGCTCAAGCGGCGCCGCGGCCCCTTCGACGACCTGGACGAGGACCCGGCGCGCCGTGGTGGCAACAAGGCGGAGGAGGGCAAGCGCAAGGGCCTCGGGCTGCTGGGCACGCTCGGCACGGACCTCACGCTGCGCGCGGCCGACGGGCGGCTCCCCAAGGGGCAACCTCGGCCTGTCGTGCGCGACGCGCTCGGGCGCCTGGTGGGGGCGCAACAGCGCCTGCCGTTGGTGGCCCTCGGTCCCAGCGGCGCGGGCAAGACCACGGCGCTGCATCAGCTGGTGTACGACCTGCTCGACGCGGAGGACTACCCTGCGCACGGCAACCTGGACCAGGTCACGCACGTGGTGTCGCTCAGCGGCAAGCGCATCATCGCGGGCATGAGCCGGGTGGGCGAGTGGGAAGAGCGCGTGGTCACGCTCCTGCGCGACGCGCGGCGCAGCCGCGTCATCGTGTGGCTGGAAGACCTGCACACCATGGGCAAGCTCGGTCAGTCGCGCGACAGCACGCGCGCCGTCGCGGACCTCTTGCGTGGCCCCATCGCCCGCGGCGAGCTGTGCGTGATGGGCGAGGCCACCCCCGCGCAGTGGGACAAGCTGCGCGAGGACGCGCCCGCCTTCGCCGACTTGTTCGCCGAGGTGCGCGTGCCCGCCTCGAGCCCGCGCGAGACGCTGGGCATGATGCTCGAGCGGGCGCGCGAGATCGAGGCGTCGACCACCACACGCTTCCACCCGCCCGCCTTCCGCACGCTGCTCGAGCTGGCCCAGACGCTCTTCCACGGGACGGCGCTGCCCGGGGCCGCGCTCAGCTGGATGAGCCGCCTGCCGCGCTACGCCGACGGGGGTGGGGTCATCGACGAGGACTCCGTGGTGGACATGGTCAGCGAGCGCACGGGGCTACCGTCCGAGCTGCTGCGCCCGACGGAGCCGCTCGTCCCCGGGGCCGTGCAGGTGCGCCTCGAGGATCGCGTGGTGGGGCAGCGCGAGGCCGTGAACGCCGTGGTGGACGTGGTCATGCGCATCCACGCCGGGCTGACGGACCCGGCGCGCCCCTACGCCACGTACCTGTTCACGGGGCCGACGGGCACGGGCAAGACCGAGCTGGCCAAGGCCCTGTCCGACTACCTCTACGGCAGCCGTGGGCGCCTGCTGCGCTTCGACATGGGCGAATACAACGCGCCCGACGCGCCGGCGCGTCTGATGGGGGACCGCTTCCGCCCGCGCGGCGCGCTGACCGAGGCGGTGCGGCAGACGCCGTTCTCGGTGGTGCTCTTCGACGAGATCGAGAAGGCGCACCCCAGCGTGCACTACCTGCTGCTCCAGCTGCTGGACGAGGGGCGCCTCTCGGACGCCGAAGGCAACGAAGCCGACTTCACACACGCGGTCATCCTGATGACGTCCAACCTGGGCGCCGAGCCGCGTCCGCAGGTGGGCTTCGGGGGCAGCCGTAGCTCGAGCGAGGGCGTCGCGCGCGAGGTGAAGGACTTCTTCCCGCCCGAGCTCTACAACCGCATCGACCGCGTGGTGCGTTTCCACCCCTTCGACGTGGACGTCGCGGCGAGCGTGGCCGAGAAGGAGCTGGCGCAGCTCCTGGCGCGACGCGGCCTGCTCGAGCGGCAGGTGTTCGTGTTCGCGACGCAGAGCGCCACCGAGCGCATGGTGCGCGAGGCGTTCGACCCGCAGCTGGGCGCCCGCTCGCTCAAGCGCTATCTCGAGCAGAACATCGGGCACGTGCTGGCCGAGGAAGTGGCGGGGCACACGCGCGCCGAGATGCGCATCGTGCGTGTGTACGACGCGGCGGGAGAGTACCGCTTGCACGTGGATACCCTGCGTGAGGCCGAGCCCAGCGGCGGTGAGCTGCGCCTCCTGCCGTTGCTCCAGCGCGGTCCCCACGAGCTGGTGGAGGAGCTCCCCGACGCGCTGCGCATCATCGATGGTCTGCTCGACGGACCGCTCGTGGAGCAGGCCGTGAGCGAGCTGCGACGTCACTTGCCCGAGGCCACCGAGGGCGAACAGGGCTCCGCCGACCACGTGCACCGCGCCGAGCTGGTGCGCGGCGAGCTGCTCGCGTTCCGCGACCGCCTCGAGGCCTGGGTGCGACACGACGACTGGATGGAAGAGGGCCTGCAGGAGCTGGCGCTCGAGACCTACCGCGAGTCGAACACGGACTGGGGGCGACGCGTGCGCCTGCTGCACCCGCGCTACGTGCTGCCCGACGCCCCGCGTCTCTCGCGCAAGGACACGCTGCTGGCGCTGGCCGAGACCTGGTTCCTGGAGCGGGCCACACGCGCTGCGCACGATGCCGCGCAGCACAGCGCCCTGGTGGAGCTGCTGCGCGTGGGGCAGGGGCGCCGCCGCCGCGTTACGGCGCGCGACCAGGACCTGTTCGGATGGCTGATCGAGGCCTATCGTGCTGGGCGCGGTGTGCTGGTGGCCGCAGCGCTCGCGATGTCCGACGGCACACGGCGCGAGCTGGCCTTCGAGGACCTCGACAAGCTGGGCCTGCCCGAGAACCATGGCGCCGCGCGCGTGGTGCTCAAGTTCGTGGGGCTCGGCGTGACCGACTTCTTCGCCGGCGAGGAGGGCTGTCATGTGCGCACCTCCATGCTCAGCGGCTCCGAGGTGGTGCGCGTGCGCGTGCTGCCCGACACGGACGATCTCGCGCCGCTGTGTGTGATCGAGGAGGCCGACCAGGCGCGGGCGCGCTTCGAGGACGCCCTCGAGCGGGGCGAGGAGCCCCTCCCGCCCGACCCGGACGGCCTCCTGCCGTGTGTGCGACGCGTGCGCTTCGACCCGCCGCTGCGCCCGGGTGAGCTGGCGCCGATCGAGATCGAGGACTTCCGCCTGGGCACGTCGGGCACGCACCAGTGTCGCCGCCTGGCGGACGTGCTGCCGCACTACTGGGCGCTGCGGGCCAGCGAGCGCCTGCCGGAGGACGCATGA